The genomic window CGTGAGGCTAAACGTGCCGCGCACGTCGAGCGAGACGGTCGCGCAGCCGTCCGAGCGGCAATCGAGCACAGCGTTCAGAGCGGCCAGCATTCCCGCCACAGAGAGGTTTTCACGCGGATGCTGGGTCAGCCCCGTACTGTCTAAGGAAAGTTTTGCCATATCAGACCGCCAAGTAATTGAGGAGGATCGGCCCCGACGTGCGGGACGCGAACGCAAGAGTCACGGTCAGGGTGTCGGTGCCGGGTTGTCCACTCAGGCTCAGCACGTCCAGCAGTTCAGGATCGTTTTCGGCGGAGTCGGGCACTGGCGCGAGGCTCAACACCACCCGGCTGGCAGGCGTCAGACCCGGTGCGGCGAGGGTCTGCCGGTGTTCCAGCCGGGAATTGGGCACGGTGGCTGTCACGGATCCAGACTGTGTGGGCACGCCCGGCTGAAAGTTCCCCGCGTGCCAGAGCGCAAGCCCGTTCACCGTCACGTCACCCACAGACAGCAAGACGAGCGGCCCCTGTTGATTGGCAACGTACATCACGGCGCTGCCCGCGTCCCCGTAACCCAGAAACCCAGCACGGATGCCGGGCTGCTCCGTGTCGGGATAAAAGCCCATATAGACGTGATCGGCGGCCCCGCCCCTGAGTTGCAGCGCCTCGCTGCCTCCGTCTATCCGCACAATCGGGGCGATAACGCGCCCCGCAAATGTTTCTTCCTGATCGCGGCGGGCGTATCCCGATGGACTGACCCCGCCCAGCGCCTCGGCGTTGTCCACCACGCCGGAATTGTTGCTGTCATAGGCGCTTCTGAGCATGTCCCCAGAGCCGCTGCCCGCTGGGGCCACCCACGCTCCATCCCCCCGGAGAAACGTACTGGCTGTGGGCGTGCCTGTGGGTGTGGGAAACAGGCTGAGTTTGGTCAGGATCGTTTTGACATCTGCACCGATGGCGGTGGCCAGTGCCGTGACCTTCTCCGCAAGGCCCATCAGGCTTTGGCGGCAGTGTAGGCCGCGACTGGATCAGCGCCCGCCGCGTCCCCTGTATCCGCAGCGCTGGCCGCCCCGATGTTGGCCCGTGCCTGCGCTTGTTGCGGCGCAGTGAGGCTCTGCACGTCATCGAACCGCACCCGGTTGCCCACAGCGGTGAGTAGGTTGCCCAGCGCGGTCTGGTCAGTGCCCAGTCGCGCTTCGATCTCGCCGAGCGTATCCAGCGCGGAACTGGCCCCACCGGTCAGTTTGTTCTCCAGCGTGGTCAACAGGTCAATGACCTTACTGGAGCTGTAGCTACTGGTCGAGGACGAGGCCGCGTCATTGATGCCGGAGGCACTGGCAACAGCAGCCTTGATTTCGTTGATGGCGCCGACCAGGGTGGTCTTTTCAGTGGTGGTCAGGGCGGCGAGATTGCCCCGTGTGGTGATGAGGGCTTTGATGTCTACGCCTACGGCAGTGGCAAGGGCGGTCAATTTGGCGGCAAGGGTCATGGCACTCCTTAAAGTTTGGCAACTTGATAGATCAGTTCGAGGTCAAGGGAAAGGTCATCCACGTTCTGGCCGTCTCGGCCCGGTACCGGCACGAAGGCCACCCCCTGTTCCACTGGGATGCCTGCAATCGCAGAGGCCACCGGATCCGGCGCGGTGCCGGGCAGCATCTTCGCCAGCACTCCCGGCGTCCAGCTCACCCCCGGCTGCATTCGCTCCAACAAGCTCACCGCGTCACGTCCTGCTCAATGCTCCACGTCCCCTGCGCCCAGGTCTGCGGCGACTGACCGGGACTGCTGAATTCCAAATCCCAGACGCAGGTGTCGATCACTTTAGCCGTGTGTAGCGGGGTAAAACGGAACACGAGGGCCGGGCCAGTGGTGCCGTCCGGGAGCGGGTAGGCGGCTTCGATGCGCAGGTCGCCCGCCGCGCTGGTCAACTCGATCAGCGCGGCCTCGTCGGTGGCGTCCACTTTGAACTGCGCCCGCATGACGGTGTATGCGGCCTGCACCTGCGCGACGGCGGCGGGCGGCATGGGAATGCGGGTGGGTTGGCCACCGACCACGGGGCCTGCGTAAGTGAGGGCGACGGCCCGTTCAAAGCCGTCGCCCCGCCGCCCCTTTTCGAGCTTGACTTTGTAGGCCACGGAGCCTCCTTACTTCAGCCAGATGGAGACGGGGCGCACACCGCTGCTGGGGCGGTAAGCCAGCACCGTTGCGTCAATCACGGTGCCGTCCTCAAACCGCACGCGGATTTGGGTGCCCGGCAGCAGGTTTGGCACGTTGCATGACCAGCGCAGGCCAACCGAGATTTTCTCGGAGGTGCACCAGGCCTGCGCCACCGCGTCGAGGCGCAGCGTGTCCGACGTGTCGATGGTCAGGGCGGGGCCGTCCGTGGGCTTGGTCGGGTCGCCGGTCAGGGCGTCCGGGCCGGGATTGGTCAGCACCAGGCTGGAGCCGTCGCGGGTCAGGGTGCTGCGCTCGGCAGGCTGGAGGAGTTGAGCCACCGGGGCGCAGGAAGCGAGGGCGAGCGTGCAAAGCAGCAGCGAGTGGAACAAGACTTTTTTCATTGGAGGTCTCCTGGGAAAGGTCAGCGAAGAGGCGAGGGCGAGTGGATTAAAGTCGGCCTGCTTTGATATCCAGTAGCACTCCGTTCAGGCGCTGGCGACCGGCGTTGGAAACGTACCCGTCGCCGTCCAGCAGCTCCGGCGCGAGGCGAACGGCTTCGGTGAGAAAGCGTTCCGCTAAGCCTTTCGGTACGCCGCTGGGGAAGGCACTCGTCAGCAGACCAATTGCCACCTCCAGCAGCGGCGAGGAAATCAGCCCCGTCATGACGCCCAGGGCCGCGCCGCCCAGATTGCCGCCCAGCAAACGTGCGCCTTCAGGCACGCCATTCAAGTAAGGCGAAGGCGTGGAGATCGCCTCCACTCCGGAAGGGCGTAGCGGCTCCTGCTGAACACCCTCTGAAGTCTTCGTCTCACCGCTTTGCTCGCGCGCCGACTCCGTTGCCAGCACATTGGCCTTGGTGTTGGCCTGCACGCGCATCAGGTAGTCGCCGTTGGCTTTGACCCACCCCACGAGCGCCGAAATCACGGCGGGCCAGAGCGGATCAGTCCCACTGGACAGGGCCGCTTGAATGATGGTCAGACCGAGGGCAATGACGATGCTCAGCACTGCACTGATGAGCACGGTTGTGGGGCCTTCGGTGCGCCCTAATTTCTTCGCCACTGCGGTCAGGGGCGTGACCAGCCAGCCCGTCAGCGCCGTGATGATGACGGTCACGATGGCGGTGTATTCGGCAGGAATGCCCGCAGGCAGCCCAAGGGATTGCGCGAAAGCCGTGGGCAGCAGCGACACCACGAACAGGAACAACAGAGCGACGATCGGATTCATAAGCACACTCCAGGGGCGCGGCCCCAGACATGGAGGTCTAAGGCCGGAAGAAGGCGAAAGATTGGGGTTAGAAGCGTCTGCCGACCGACTGACTGTTGGCGTGCGCTAAGGCCCACCACTCTGCCAGCGCCGCCCTGCCGCCGTCCTTGACCATCAGACGTTTTAGGTTGTCTTTGCCGCTGCCGCCGTAGGTCTTCAGGTCGGCAGGCAGGGCCAGCGGGCCTTCGGCAGTGGCGTTAAATTCCACGTTCCGGTTGAACAGGATGGCGTCGAAGATCGCCTGGCCGTTGTCGGTGGCCAGCCTCGCCCGCCGTTCGTAATTGGTCATCTGGAAGTAAGCGCTCGGGCCGCCTGCCCACGGCACACCCTCAATGTGGCGGTCGGTGAGGTAGCTGCGGTTGCCGTCCCATTCGCAGTGGTGGCCGCCCTGCTGCGACCAGATGGCCCTGAAACCGATCCCCCAATTGCGCCGGAGCACAATGTCGTGCGGGTTGCGGGCGTGAATGTTGTCCACGCCTTCAATCAACCCACTCGTGCCGCTGTACTCGGTTTCCCTGGGGTCTTGCGGACTGGTGGGATTGCTGATCACCTTGTTGGAGCCGTTGTAACTCTTGCTCACTCCAGGCACGTACTCCAAGTCCGGGCCGCCCGTGTTGACCACGAAATTGTCTTGCACCACCAGCGGATCACTGGAGAGGCCCGAACTTTCCTGAAAGGCCAGTCCGTCTTCGACCGTGTAGCCGAGGTCAGCCGTGCAGAGATTCCATTCCACGATGCCAGGGACGTTCAGCACCTTCCCCAGCCGGAGGTAGTTGGACACCTCGCGTCCAATCACGCCGCCGATGGCCTTGCGCCGGTCATTGTTTTCGTGGGTGGAGACCCACAGGCTGCGAATGTATCCCCCTTTGCCGTCACTCATGCGGCCGTCAGGGTTGTGGAGGTGGTTGCGGTAGAGCCGGAAGCGGTCGCCCTTGCTGGGGTTCCCGGCAAACTGACGGGCCAGAGGGTTGCCCTCGCTGTACCCCGTCAGGAACAGGCCCTGACCGATGCCAAACACATCGTTATGGTGCCAGTCGATGTCCATGAACTCCTGAAGGTCGAAGAACCTCGCGGGCGGCTGGCCTGCTCTGATGGGGGGCAGCATCCGGTAGCTGCTGTCTTTGCCTCTGAGCCGCGACCGCCATCCAGAGAACATTGGCCCGCGTGAGACGGCCACCACGTTGTCGAAGGACGGCAGAACCGTGTTGGCAGGCAACGTGAAGCACGGCCCCTCGCCTTCATTCCAGAAATAGCGCCCTTCCAGCTTGTCTCCCGGCTTGACCGTGATGGCGCTCTCCCAGACTTTGCCTTTGGGCAGTTCTGGCATGGTGGGCCGCAGCCGCACCGGGGGAATGCTGGGCGGCGTCGGCACCAGCACAGGCGGCGGGGGTGCAGGCGGCGTGACCACTGGTGGCTGAGGAACCACGACGACGGGCGGTTCAGGAGCTACCACAGGCGGCAGCGGCGTTACCACCGGTGGAGGGGCAGGCGTGGCCACCACCGCGGCCGTCACGGCGAGCGCCAGGCTGAGAGTGAGGCGGATGGTGTCACCGTTTGGCAGGGTGCCCGCATAGGTGCCGTCGGACTGCAAAATCAAAGGAATATTGGTCATGGCAGTCTCCTCGCGTCAGTGAATGACGCCGGGGGGCAGGGCGGGAACGACCAGCGTCGGCTCCCGGCTGTTCAGGTACACGCGCACGGTCTCGGTGCGGGCGTCGATGCTCATGTCGTGTTCGGGACGCTGCACCAGTTGCCCGGTAATTTCTACGTCGTTGACCAGCACGCGGGTCGTTGGTGCCCCTCGCAGGGCCTGCAGCGAGGCCAGCGTGCGCTTGGCGCCACGGGCGTACAGCCAATGCTCGGGCGGATGGTAGTGCTCGCGGACAAACGCCTCGCAGGCCTGACGGTTCTTGATGTGCGCGCTCGGCCAGTGGCTCGGGGCCAGCACCACGCCCGCTTTCTTGACGTAGAAATGCAGGTGCGCGGCCATGTTGAGCTTTGCGCCTTTGCCAATCTGCCCGATCAGGTCGCCGCCGCTGACACGTTGGCCCAGCGTGACGTGAATGTCCCGCAGGTGCCAGTAGCCGGAAATGCTGCCGTCCTCGTGTTTGATTTCAACAATGCCGCCGATGTACCCGTCCCACATCACGGCCACCACCACGCCTGAATCCACGCCGTGTACCGGGTCACCCAGATCGGTATTACCGCCAGTGACGGCATTGAGGTCGATTGCAGGGTGAACGGAGCCCTCTGCCCGGTAATAGGCTGCGTCCAGGAAAGCGCAGCCGGTCTGCACGGTGTAGCGGGTGGTCGGCGTATCGAGCGTGGGCCAAAATGCGGTCATGCGTCTCCCTTCTGAAAGCAACTGGCCGCAATGACGAAGGGCACGCGGTAGGCCGAGGCGTCCGAGTTGAAGGCGGTGGCCGCGCCGCGCACCTCATACAGGCCTACGGGCAAGGTCTTGGGCAATTGGTAGCGAATTGTCCGGGTGACCCCTTGACCGCGTTCTTCTTCCGTCCAGACGAAAAACTTGGGGGCCACTTCTGGCACCAGCGTGCGCTGTTCGGAGACGTTCCAGAGCGTGCGCACCACCACCAGCAGGGTAGGCACCCGGTCGACGATCAGCTGGGGCCGGAACTCCACGACGTCGCCGGGACAGATGTCGCCGCGGGTCGGCAGGTACACCTCCTCGGTGAAGGTAAACGGCGGTGGGCGGAACACTTGGCGGTAGGTCTGAATGACGAGCAGGCTGCCGAGAATCAGCAAGCACGCCATCACGCCCCACACCACGCCCCGTGCCCAGCGCTGGACACTGCGAACTTCTAAACCGGTCATTTGCCTCCTCCAAACACGCCTGAAAGCAGCCCGATGACGGCGAGTAAGCCTGCCAACGTGCCGCCCCCCAGCCACTTGACGACCGTGGTGATGCCGCGCAGGTAAGCCTGTTGGGTGTTATTGGCGCTTTCAAGTTTGTCGATCCGGTCGGCCAAGCTTTCGGTTTCCGTGTTCAGCTCATCGGCCACGCTGCGGATGGCCTGCCGCAGGGAGGGGGTGCCCGCGTCCACGTCGCCCTGAACGGTTCGTTCGAGTTTTTGCACCGAGGTTTTCATGCCGTCGAGCCCCGCCCGGACTTCCACCAAGAGGGCGGTTTGGGTATCGCCGCCCCCGGTCATGGCTGTCCCACGCGGATGGGGAGCCACGCGCCGAATTGGCCGGTCTGCAAGTCCCACACCTTGGGATCGAAGACTTCCCAGCGCCACGTGAACAGCGTCGAGAGTTCCTTGACAGGGATGGTGCTGCTGGTCTTGGTGACGACCCACGCGCCGATTTGGGGCTTGATGGGCTGGTAGCGTGCGCCTGCGGCCCGGGTGTTGAGCGTACTGGACTTGCGTACCCGGAAGACGGTGGCCGGGGAGCACGTCCGAGCAACCTGCAGCAGAGGGGTGTACGTGACGCCGCGCGTGGCTTGCGGGATCAGGCTGATGCCACACGCGGGGGCCGCGAGGACAAGGGCAAGGGTCAGGATGTGCATGGGCCTCCAATCGGCATGGAAAACCGCCCAGCAGCCGGAAGCGTGGGCGGGTGAAGAGGTACGGGAATCAGGCTACAGAGAACGCACTGGCCGGACTGATCTGGGGGGCTACGGTTGCCGAGCTCGTCTCCGGTCAGTCGTACACCACCTCCGGCGTGCCGTAGTTCGGCCCCATTTGAATGCCTGCGTTGTGGCACCACAGCAGGAACTGGTGGTGCGCCGCCCGCTCCTCTGCCGCCGTCGCGAGGCGGTTCTCGCACGTGTTTCCGAACGTCAACGCCTTCGTCGTCCACTCTTCCCCGAAGCCCTGCGGCTGCGTGTTCAGGTTCGTGGGCTTGATGGTATGAACGTTGCTGATGCCCAGGCTGTGCGACACGGCTTTGCCCTCGACCGTGAAGCCCGCGTCCCCACTCATGTACACGCCGATGCGCGGGTCGCCCGTGAGCGGCGTCCCGTCCCGCAGCTTGCCCGTAAAAATCACCTTGCCCCGGTTCAACTGGTGATTGTTCCCGTGCTGCGCACCCAGCTGCGTGCCGGGGCCGACCAACCAGAAGTCCTCGATGAGCGTAAACGCGCCCGTGTTCGCGTACCGCGTCAGGTGCTTTTCATCGGCAGGCAACCCGCCCGTCATGCTCTGGTACGGGAAACTGTAGTCGCCCGCTGGCTTGGGCGCGCCGGGAATGTAACTGCCCGTCGGCTGCCGCTGGCCGCCCATGTTGAACGGCATCCCCGGCTGCCACCGCTGGCCCGTGTTGCTGATGCCGTTGCCAGGGTTCCCGAACGTAAAGTACCCGCGCAGCTTGACGCGCACGTCGAGGCTTTCACCACCGATCAGGTAGAAGTTGAACTGGTCTTCCATCAGGCTTTTCATGTGCGTCGAGTACACGAAGATGCCCGCCCAGTCCAGCCCGCCAAAAAACTGCCCCGGCAGGTTTTCGTCCGCGTTGTTGTTGCCGTTTAGATTGAGGAGCTGGGCGAAATCATGGCCGATGGGCATGGTGTACCCGTCCGTATCGTTCGGGTTGCTCTGCCCTCGCGTGGAGCTCTCCTTGTGCTTGCTAACAATCGTGTCGTTCGACAAATCTCCGCCCACCCCGTTGCTGCGCTTACGCGCCAGGTCCCAGTAGATGTTCCCGTATCCGGTCGTGACCGCCCCGCCCTCAGCGGCTTTCTTCCCGCGCCACTGTCCCAGCGACGTGCCGCCCATCGCCCGCACGAGGTTTCGGCGCTCGGAGTGCGTGGAACCGTAGTCACCGACAAAAAACTGTCCCACAGCGTAATTCTTGGTGGTTGGAACTTTGCCGTAGGCGTAGTTGTCTTCGAGCACGACGTTCGCGTTGCCGTTGGTGCTACAGAAGTTGCCACTGGTGCGCCCCTTGTTCTTCCGGATTCTGACCTTGTTTTTTGTGTTGACCCGGATGCAGTCCACCCGCTCGCCGGTGTCGAAGACGTAGCCCTCAAAGACCGTCTCAGCACCCGCCACCGTGTTGCTATCGTCGATCACCAGTTGAGTCGTACGAGGATTGGCCGAGAATGCCGATTGGGTGCCGGACAGGGTCACGTGCGCCACCTCGGTGCCGTTGGCCAGGACGGCCAGCACGCGGTAGGAAATCGCTTCGCCCTCCCAGGCCCACAGGTTGCGGAAGGTCAGCCCCGTCTGCGGCACAGCAGTCAGGCGCGTCCAGCCCCACTCAGGCACACCAAGTTCGTGGTTGCGCTCGATGTGGTAGCCCTGTACGCCTGTTTCGTAAGCAGCGGGCCACTGGAGGTCAGCGCCTTGAGCGGAGAACGTGATGCGGGCCGAGATGGTCGGAGCCACGGGGACGGGGAGCGGAAGGCTCCGGGCCTCCACAAACCGCAACTGAGTCTGGGACTCCACCACGCCGCACGGCACAAAGGCGCGGGTTTCATTCGGCGCGAGGGAGGCAGGCCGCGCTCCGCGTGGATAGAAGATCAGGTTTGAGGTGCCCCCGGTGTCACCGAGCGCCACCAGCTTCCCCACGTCTGCAGCCGCAAAATCTCCTGGAGCGATGCCGCCGGGGACGTACACCTCGGTCGCGGAGTAGCGGTAGTACAAGGGTGCGCCACCCTCCAGCTCGGCCTTCATCGTGTTGGCAGCGTCGATCAGCACGCTGGGATTGCCCGGAGAGGGGATGCAGATGTTCCCAACTGTGCCGCCTGTTTTGCCGGTGAGGAGCAGGGGATGCGGCCCAGGCTCGCCTTTGTCTCCTTTCAGGCTGAAGGAGGGCAATGGTGTGCCCGGTTCAGGCGGCATCTGCAAGGTGCTGAGGGCCTGCGCTTCAGCCGGCGTGATGACGGTCACGGCCACTAGGGCACCTCTGGGGGGTGAATCGAGCGCGGATCGGGCGGGGCCTCGCAGCGAGACGGACGGAGATCGATCCACCCCAACGCCTTGAGGGACTGCCCACACGCCGCAAGGTAAGCCAGCGCGTAGGTCTGCGCGAACCCCTCGAACGGGTTGTCGAAATACGGGCCGAGATCCGGGCGGGAAAACCCGAGGATCAGGTAGCGCCCCGCCAGGCAGTGCCCCGCCTCATGCGCAGCCACCATCGGAATCTGGTCACGGGAGAGGGACGGGTCGATGTCCACCACGCAGGATTTGCCGCCCGGTGCACTGATGGCGTAGCCGCCGAGGTTGCCGCCCAGTCCACCCGGACTGACCCAACGCCAAGTGATCTGGGTATCCAGCACGGTCGTCGTCCACTGCGCGTTG from Deinococcus sp. QL22 includes these protein-coding regions:
- a CDS encoding M23 family metallopeptidase, which codes for MTAFWPTLDTPTTRYTVQTGCAFLDAAYYRAEGSVHPAIDLNAVTGGNTDLGDPVHGVDSGVVVAVMWDGYIGGIVEIKHEDGSISGYWHLRDIHVTLGQRVSGGDLIGQIGKGAKLNMAAHLHFYVKKAGVVLAPSHWPSAHIKNRQACEAFVREHYHPPEHWLYARGAKRTLASLQALRGAPTTRVLVNDVEITGQLVQRPEHDMSIDARTETVRVYLNSREPTLVVPALPPGVIH